From the genome of Eucalyptus grandis isolate ANBG69807.140 chromosome 2, ASM1654582v1, whole genome shotgun sequence, one region includes:
- the LOC120290465 gene encoding receptor like protein 27-like, giving the protein MTIINKGILMEYEKILSYLHVIDLSSNNFIGEIPNTIRSLTKLRMLNLSNNALTGSIPLSLANLTELESLDLLSNKLSGMIPPALAQTCGNPVEVPPTPPSDASTKELDWKIVLMGFGSGLVIGAVMGLHTTSKIEHRFLRFFMAWQRRRMHEIRFV; this is encoded by the coding sequence ATGACAATAATCAACAAAGGCATTTTAATGGAGTACGAAAAGATATTGTCTTACCTCCACGTGATTGATCTTTCGAGCAATAACTTCATTGGGGAAATCCCAAATACTATTAGAAGTTTAACTAAACTTCGTATGCTCAATCTCTCCAACAATGCTCTTACTGGCTCTATCCCTTTGTCCCTGGCGAATTTGACCGAACTGGAATCTCTTGACCTTTTAAGCAATAAGCTCTCGGGAATGATCCCTCCAGCACTAGCCCAGACATGCGGAAATCCCGTTGAAGTGCCCCCAACACCACCATCTGATGCATCCACTAAAGAGCTTGACTGGAAGATTGTCCTAATGGGTTTTGGAAGTGGGCTAGTCATCGGCGCAGTTATGGGGCTACACACGACTTCCAAAATTGAGCATCGGTTCCTGAGGTTCTTCATGGCATGGCAACGAAGACGGATGCACGAAATAAGGTTTGTGTGA
- the LOC104421376 gene encoding coatomer subunit beta'-2 — protein sequence MRVAFDPQDPNASASASIDGTIKIWNVYSSAPKFTLGAHEKGLNFVDDFLRDDMLYLLSGLNDYTAKVWDDNGRSCVQTLQGHEHNVAAVRALPQLPTVITGSEDETLCIWDANGFGLKHVLKFGHGRIWDIAYQKGSERITPVPFMPAKNVSFPRYIHALTIISCCDGLGFSIAVIDIHVAVPCDKRIAVVEIVC from the exons ATGCGAGTAGCTTTTGATCCTCAAGATCCTAATGCTTCTGCAAGTGCGTCAATTGATGGAACTATAAAG ATTTGGAATGTTTATTCCTCTGCACCTAAGTTTACTTTGGGTGCGCATGAAAAGGGGCTGAACTTTGTTGATGACTTCTTGAGGGATGATATGCTGTATTTACTGAGTGGTTTGAATGATTACACTGCTAAG GTTTGGGACGATAATGGCAGAAGCTGTGTACAAACACTCCAGGGACACGAGCACAATGTTGCCGCTGTACGTGCCCTTCCTCAGCTGCCTACAGTAATCACTGGTTCAGAGGATGAGACTCTATGCATATGGGATGCAAATGGCTTCGG GCTTAAGCATGTGCTGAAATTCGGTCATGGAAGGATTTGGGATATTGCATATCAGAAAGGATCAGAAAGGATCACACCAGTACCATTCATGCCTGCTAAAAATGTTTCATTTCCTCGTTATATCCATGCTTTGACAATAATAAGCTGTTGTGATGGCCTGGGGTTTTCCATTGCTGTTATAGACATACAT GTTGCAGTTCCTTGTGACAAGAGAATAGCCGTGGTTGAGATAGTGTGTTGA
- the LOC104421383 gene encoding uncharacterized protein LOC104421383, giving the protein MDVRKIAVVVEDAEAARTALGWALRNLLRCGDVITLLHVYSAAAGGSRSRKKLRLLRLRGYQLALSFKDICSSFPNTNIEIVVAEGDQEGAKIASLVREMGASALVVGLHDRSFLYKLAMTHDDIASNFNCRVLAIRQPPSSPFSSTKTHVITTDASSINLDFSQVDMTPLDLPDIHPPKIPYRLCPNPSAIIWRSRKPRRRRGGSSR; this is encoded by the exons aTGGATGTGAGGAAGATagcggtggtggtggaggaCGCGGAGGCGGCGAGGACGGCGCTCGGGTGGGCCCTCCGCAACCTGCTCCGCTGCGGCGACGTGATCACCCTCCTCCACGTCtactccgccgccgccggcggctCCAGGAGCAGGAAGAAGCTGCGGCTCCTCCGCCTCCGGGGCTACCAGCTGGCCCTCTCCTTCAAGGACATCTGCAGCAGCTTCCCCAAC ACCAATATAGAGATTGTGGTCGCGGAGGGCGACCAGGAGGGCGCGAAGATCGCGTCGCTGGTGAGGGAGATGGGCGCGTCGGCCCTCGTCGTCGGGCTCCACGACCGGAGCTTCCTCTACAA GTTGGCCATGACCCACGACGACATTGCGAGCAACTTCAACTGCAGAGTCCTAGCCATCAGGCAACCACCTTCTTCCCCGTTCAGCAGCACCAAGACTCATGTGATTACGACGGACGCTTCATCGATCAACTTGGACTTTTCCCAGGTCGATATGACCCCGTTGGA CCTACCTGATATTCATCCGCCTAAAATCCCTTACCGGTTATGCCCAAATCCCTCGGCCATCATCTGGAGATCGAGGAAACCGAGGAGAAGACGAGGCGGTTCTTCAAGATGA